Proteins co-encoded in one Balnearium lithotrophicum genomic window:
- a CDS encoding complex I subunit 1/NuoH family protein produces the protein MEAWLKAIFFPGFLFLLIVFLGIFYMERKVLADVHLRTGPYYVGKWGILQTTADVFKLLQKEFIIQRRANKLLFSLIPFVAFLMVAALIAFIPFSENSYIVSTSFDLLIVLALVTGMPPVFFYAGWASKSKYSFIGGLRVVNQMISGEIPLWLSALAAAVFFGTLNHLEIVHKSSFLSFLILLPAFLIFITAALIVTDRPPFDIPEAEQEIVYGFLTEFGGFNYAILVLSKLIELFALYSVAVVLFLGGFKGPILPGVVWFLLKIFFLYVFTFVVRASTPRIKMDQLLRFCWKALTPLALLNLAFVIFVKMFIS, from the coding sequence ATGGAAGCTTGGCTTAAGGCAATTTTCTTTCCCGGTTTTCTCTTCTTGCTGATAGTTTTCTTGGGAATTTTCTACATGGAGAGGAAAGTCCTTGCAGATGTTCACTTAAGAACTGGTCCATACTACGTAGGTAAATGGGGAATTCTTCAAACAACGGCCGATGTTTTTAAACTACTCCAAAAGGAATTCATAATACAGAGGAGGGCGAACAAACTTCTCTTTTCCCTCATACCTTTTGTTGCCTTTTTAATGGTTGCAGCTCTAATTGCTTTTATTCCATTTTCTGAAAATAGTTACATAGTTAGTACGAGCTTTGACCTATTGATAGTTCTTGCTCTTGTTACAGGTATGCCTCCCGTTTTCTTCTATGCCGGTTGGGCCTCGAAGAGTAAGTACTCGTTTATTGGGGGACTTAGGGTAGTTAACCAAATGATATCCGGTGAGATTCCCCTCTGGCTCTCTGCACTGGCAGCAGCCGTTTTCTTCGGAACTCTAAACCACTTAGAGATTGTTCATAAGAGCTCCTTTTTGAGCTTTCTAATACTTCTTCCGGCTTTCCTGATTTTTATCACTGCCGCTTTGATAGTCACCGATAGGCCTCCGTTTGACATTCCAGAGGCAGAACAGGAGATAGTTTATGGATTTCTAACAGAGTTTGGAGGGTTTAATTACGCCATTTTGGTTCTCTCAAAGCTTATAGAGCTCTTCGCCCTCTATTCCGTAGCTGTTGTTCTATTCTTAGGTGGTTTTAAAGGACCAATCCTCCCAGGAGTTGTTTGGTTCTTGTTGAAAATCTTTTTCCTCTACGTCTTCACCTTTGTCGTTAGAGCCTCAACTCCCCGTATAAAGATGGACCAACTTTTAAGATTCTGTTGGAAGGCTCTAACACCTTTAGCTCTTTTGAACTTGGCTTTTGTTATTTTCGTAAAAATGTTTATTTCCTAA
- a CDS encoding NADH-quinone oxidoreductase subunit D, with translation MGNSINLAGYTFVVEETKEVNGEDLGLLQEKILQLNWGVQHPASGPMRLKVWVDGDEVVKVDPDIGYVLRLLEKLVEYRTWINAIVNVERACFIDNFGTMTGYSIAAEKIAQVEVPKKADYVRTILCEGGRIVSHLIGLGSFIGVLGVATPIQWALIAREKFLDAFEIYSGQRIATASIVPGGVRYEPTGAFIEKMILAVDFLEKEFIPRFGEVFVDNPTLKLRSQGVGVVPKEKAVEWGLAGPALRASGVPSDIRKDYPYAAYGELDFNVVTKEEGDAYARYLVIWEELQESAKIIRQAVEGMPEGEWRTKFPIKVPPGEAYVNVEWARGCFGFHLISDGGTGPYRLKMRAPSFANLWAMPEFMKNVKLADVPVIFASLYMCHGDIDR, from the coding sequence ATGGGAAACAGTATTAACTTGGCAGGTTATACATTTGTCGTTGAGGAGACAAAAGAGGTTAACGGAGAAGACTTAGGTCTCCTACAGGAGAAGATTTTACAGCTCAACTGGGGGGTTCAGCATCCAGCTTCTGGACCTATGAGGTTAAAGGTATGGGTTGATGGTGATGAAGTTGTAAAGGTAGACCCTGACATCGGTTACGTTTTGAGGCTTCTTGAAAAGCTGGTTGAGTATAGAACGTGGATAAATGCAATCGTAAACGTTGAGAGAGCCTGCTTTATTGATAATTTCGGGACTATGACGGGATACTCCATTGCTGCCGAGAAAATTGCTCAAGTGGAAGTTCCTAAGAAAGCAGATTACGTTAGGACTATTCTGTGTGAAGGGGGAAGGATAGTTAGCCATTTAATAGGCTTAGGGAGTTTTATCGGTGTTTTAGGAGTTGCAACCCCTATACAGTGGGCTCTCATTGCCCGTGAAAAGTTTTTAGATGCCTTTGAAATCTATTCGGGCCAAAGGATAGCAACGGCTTCTATTGTTCCTGGAGGAGTTAGATATGAACCCACAGGAGCATTCATCGAAAAGATGATTTTAGCCGTTGACTTTTTGGAGAAAGAGTTTATCCCGAGGTTTGGTGAAGTTTTTGTTGACAATCCAACGTTGAAACTCCGCTCTCAGGGTGTAGGAGTTGTTCCAAAGGAGAAGGCTGTAGAATGGGGACTCGCAGGACCTGCTCTCAGGGCTTCAGGTGTTCCTTCAGATATTAGAAAGGACTATCCGTATGCTGCCTATGGAGAGTTGGATTTTAACGTTGTTACGAAAGAGGAGGGAGATGCCTATGCAAGGTATCTTGTTATCTGGGAAGAACTTCAGGAATCTGCAAAGATAATAAGACAGGCAGTAGAGGGAATGCCTGAGGGTGAGTGGAGAACGAAGTTTCCGATTAAGGTTCCTCCGGGGGAGGCTTACGTCAACGTTGAGTGGGCCAGAGGCTGTTTCGGTTTCCACTTAATAAGTGATGGAGGAACAGGGCCTTACAGGTTGAAGATGAGGGCTCCCTCCTTTGCAAATCTCTGGGCCATGCCGGAGTTTATGAAGAACGTTAAGCTTGCTGACGTTCCCGTTATATTTGCTTCCCTTTACATGTGTCACGGTGATATAGACAGGTAG
- a CDS encoding NADH-quinone oxidoreductase subunit C — protein MLEEVKERVKSKFGFESETYDINMILIHATRERIRDLMRFLKENGFSYAHTVSVVDYTPKGKGFQVNYIVEDVFNKKLVMVRVELPPENPSIPSVYDIFPPLQPHEREAWEMFGVEFVGHPRLEVMLLPEWAKGWFPLRKSYDFKKHRKPSKEKK, from the coding sequence ATGTTGGAAGAGGTAAAAGAAAGAGTTAAAAGTAAATTTGGTTTTGAGAGTGAAACTTACGACATAAATATGATTCTTATTCATGCTACGAGGGAGCGTATAAGGGATTTAATGAGGTTTTTAAAGGAAAATGGGTTTTCTTACGCTCATACAGTTTCGGTTGTTGACTACACTCCTAAAGGGAAGGGATTCCAAGTTAACTACATTGTTGAGGATGTATTCAACAAAAAACTCGTTATGGTAAGGGTAGAACTTCCTCCTGAGAATCCTTCCATTCCCAGTGTTTACGATATTTTTCCTCCTCTACAGCCTCACGAGAGGGAAGCATGGGAAATGTTTGGAGTTGAGTTTGTAGGACATCCACGATTAGAAGTTATGCTTCTCCCTGAGTGGGCTAAAGGATGGTTCCCACTCAGAAAGTCCTACGATTTCAAGAAGCATAGAAAGCCGAGTAAGGAGAAGAAATAA
- a CDS encoding NADH-quinone oxidoreductase subunit B, with product MILKFFDWSRSNSPWGVHFCSGCCSLEVLALMGPRFDWERYGFMMTPSPRQADFIIVTGLVSRKVLPVLLRVYQQMPEPRYVFGMGACAAGGGPYWDSDFVAVDVSQYIPFDVFVAGCPPNPEATLEGLLRLKEIIKRDRENVARKFPNRMEEIQY from the coding sequence ATGATTTTAAAGTTTTTTGATTGGAGCAGGTCAAATTCTCCCTGGGGAGTTCACTTTTGTAGTGGCTGCTGCTCTTTGGAAGTTCTTGCCCTTATGGGGCCAAGGTTTGACTGGGAAAGGTACGGATTTATGATGACCCCAAGTCCAAGACAGGCAGACTTCATAATTGTTACAGGTTTGGTTTCCAGAAAGGTTCTTCCAGTTCTCCTGAGAGTTTACCAGCAGATGCCAGAACCGAGGTACGTTTTTGGAATGGGAGCATGTGCAGCAGGCGGAGGGCCATACTGGGATTCTGACTTTGTAGCAGTTGATGTTTCCCAGTACATACCCTTTGATGTTTTTGTAGCGGGATGTCCCCCCAATCCGGAAGCAACCCTTGAGGGACTTTTGAGATTGAAGGAGATAATCAAAAGGGATAGGGAAAATGTAGCAAGGAAGTTTCCAAACAGGATGGAGGAAATTCAGTACTAA
- a CDS encoding NADH-quinone oxidoreductase subunit A: MLYSFIVFIIVMTLAGLSLWLLSVSIAPKNPHPVKEDTYECGLPAPEPIISSVNFQYYFYAIIFIAMDIAGVFFVLYSIGKGDPKFGWIFILFSLLLMIPLTYIMVGGNRK; encoded by the coding sequence ATGCTCTACAGCTTTATCGTGTTCATAATAGTTATGACATTGGCAGGTCTTTCTCTGTGGCTTCTGTCCGTTTCTATAGCTCCTAAGAATCCCCATCCTGTAAAGGAGGATACCTACGAGTGTGGCTTACCGGCTCCAGAACCTATCATTTCAAGTGTTAACTTTCAATACTACTTCTATGCAATCATCTTTATAGCCATGGATATAGCCGGTGTCTTCTTCGTCCTCTATTCCATTGGAAAGGGAGACCCTAAGTTTGGCTGGATATTTATTCTCTTCTCTCTTCTCCTTATGATTCCGCTTACCTACATAATGGTCGGAGGAAATAGAAAATGA
- the pstB gene encoding phosphate ABC transporter ATP-binding protein PstB, translating to MAFVIEPTESIKLEVQNLNFYYGNNHILKNISFKIPEKRVTALIGPSGCGKTTLLRCFNRMHDLYPGNRYEGKILLDGENILEPDYDLIKLRIRVGMVFQKPTAFPMSIFDNVAYGLRLQGIKNRKELEDRVEKALKDAALWDEVKDKLNKPASALSGGQQQRLCIARAIAVEPEVLLFDEPTSALDPISTAKIEELVVSFKDKLTVLIVTHNMQQAARVSDYTAFMYLGELIEFNRTEEMFIKPKEKLTEDYITGRFG from the coding sequence ATGGCCTTTGTTATAGAACCTACAGAGAGTATAAAACTTGAAGTTCAAAACCTCAACTTCTACTACGGGAATAACCACATTCTAAAAAATATTTCGTTCAAAATTCCTGAAAAGAGAGTTACTGCACTTATTGGTCCCTCAGGATGTGGAAAGACAACACTTTTAAGGTGCTTTAACAGAATGCACGACCTCTATCCCGGGAACAGGTACGAAGGAAAAATTCTCTTGGACGGAGAAAACATACTTGAACCGGACTACGACCTTATAAAACTGAGAATTAGGGTTGGAATGGTCTTTCAAAAGCCCACAGCTTTTCCCATGTCGATTTTTGACAATGTGGCCTACGGATTGAGGCTTCAGGGAATAAAGAACAGGAAGGAGCTTGAGGATAGAGTTGAAAAGGCGTTAAAGGATGCAGCTCTATGGGATGAGGTAAAGGATAAACTCAACAAGCCGGCAAGTGCCCTTTCAGGAGGTCAGCAGCAGAGGCTGTGCATTGCGAGAGCTATAGCAGTTGAGCCCGAGGTTTTACTTTTTGATGAGCCAACATCTGCACTTGACCCTATTTCAACGGCAAAAATAGAGGAGTTGGTTGTTAGCTTTAAGGATAAACTTACAGTTCTAATAGTTACACACAACATGCAGCAGGCCGCAAGGGTTTCAGACTACACCGCCTTTATGTACTTGGGAGAGCTTATAGAGTTTAATAGGACTGAGGAGATGTTCATTAAACCCAAGGAGAAATTGACAGAGGATTACATCACAGGAAGGTTCGGTTAA
- the pstA gene encoding phosphate ABC transporter permease PstA produces MDAVRRRKIVNGFILVLSTLAALFGIMWLFWILGTLLYKGFSTLSLQVFIGDPPAPGDNTGGLKHAIVGQTLIVLTASVIGIPFGILAGTYLSEYGKNSRLANFVRDLSDVLMSVPSIVVGTFIYAIAVKPIGHFSGFAGALSLAIMMVPIILRTTDDMLRMVPPELREAAYALGATKYKVIKDVVYRAAITGILTGVILSVARIGGETAPLLFTSFNNNFFTLNMFQPMASLTVTMYDYAMSPYEYWQNLAWAAAIILTFGVLGANILGRIIAHYKFKR; encoded by the coding sequence GTGGACGCAGTTAGGAGAAGGAAGATTGTTAATGGTTTTATTTTAGTTCTCTCAACCCTTGCTGCCCTATTTGGAATAATGTGGCTCTTCTGGATATTGGGAACCCTTCTTTACAAGGGATTCTCAACCCTCTCCTTACAGGTTTTTATAGGAGACCCTCCTGCTCCTGGGGATAATACAGGTGGACTTAAACACGCAATAGTAGGACAAACTCTAATTGTTCTGACTGCTTCAGTAATAGGAATCCCATTTGGAATTCTTGCAGGTACTTACCTTTCTGAGTACGGAAAGAACAGTAGATTGGCAAACTTTGTCAGGGATTTATCCGACGTCTTAATGAGCGTGCCTTCCATCGTTGTTGGTACATTTATATATGCGATTGCCGTAAAGCCTATCGGCCACTTTTCAGGGTTTGCCGGAGCTCTATCACTTGCAATAATGATGGTTCCCATAATTCTTAGGACTACAGATGACATGCTGAGAATGGTTCCGCCGGAGCTCCGTGAGGCTGCATATGCCCTTGGAGCTACAAAGTACAAGGTTATTAAAGATGTTGTTTACAGGGCTGCAATAACAGGTATTCTCACAGGTGTGATTCTATCAGTTGCAAGAATTGGAGGTGAAACAGCTCCATTACTCTTTACCTCATTCAACAATAACTTCTTTACTTTAAATATGTTTCAGCCTATGGCTTCTTTGACTGTCACGATGTACGACTATGCAATGAGTCCTTACGAGTACTGGCAGAACTTAGCTTGGGCAGCTGCAATTATTCTTACCTTTGGTGTACTTGGAGCAAATATTCTTGGAAGGATTATCGCCCATTACAAGTTCAAAAGATAG
- the pstC gene encoding phosphate ABC transporter permease subunit PstC — protein sequence MEYRRDRLADWLFGNVAFVSVILVVLILFALFIVLYSESRLSIETFGVWKFIKSTVWNPPMNKFGGAPAIFGSVVSTVISIIIAVPVAIGIAIFLTEIAPHYLRTPVGVAIELLAAIPSIIYGMWGLFFFAPFMRDKLQPIIHATLGKIPVIGSWFSGYTPGIGLLTASIVLSIMILPFTAAISRDSFKMVPDILKESAYALGATKWDVMKDVVIPYAKLGVIGGVILSLGRALGETMAVTFVMGNQPVIPKSLLEPATSITVTLANEFTEADTDLYLSSLFYLALILFVMSFLVIFIGKFVFLKKVER from the coding sequence ATGGAGTATAGAAGGGACCGTTTAGCGGATTGGCTCTTCGGAAATGTAGCCTTCGTTTCAGTTATCCTTGTTGTTCTAATTCTTTTTGCTCTCTTTATAGTTCTTTACAGTGAATCAAGGCTCTCCATAGAAACCTTTGGAGTTTGGAAATTTATCAAATCAACAGTCTGGAATCCTCCAATGAACAAATTTGGGGGAGCTCCTGCAATATTTGGAAGTGTTGTAAGTACAGTGATATCAATCATTATTGCTGTCCCCGTTGCCATTGGGATAGCAATTTTCCTAACTGAAATAGCTCCTCACTATCTGAGGACTCCCGTTGGTGTTGCAATAGAGCTTCTTGCTGCAATTCCAAGTATCATTTATGGAATGTGGGGACTTTTCTTCTTTGCTCCGTTTATGAGAGATAAACTACAGCCGATTATCCATGCAACTTTAGGGAAAATCCCCGTTATCGGAAGCTGGTTTTCCGGTTACACCCCCGGAATAGGACTTTTAACGGCGTCGATAGTCCTCTCAATAATGATTCTCCCCTTTACAGCTGCCATATCGAGGGATTCCTTCAAAATGGTTCCAGACATTCTAAAGGAGTCTGCCTATGCCTTAGGGGCTACAAAGTGGGACGTTATGAAGGATGTTGTTATACCTTACGCCAAACTTGGAGTTATTGGAGGGGTTATTCTCTCCCTTGGAAGGGCCTTAGGTGAAACTATGGCTGTTACTTTTGTCATGGGAAACCAACCGGTTATTCCCAAGTCCCTTCTGGAACCTGCTACATCGATAACTGTTACACTTGCCAACGAGTTTACAGAGGCAGATACCGACCTTTACCTATCGAGCCTATTCTACTTGGCACTCATTCTCTTTGTGATGAGTTTTCTCGTTATCTTTATTGGTAAGTTTGTTTTTCTAAAGAAGGTTGAGAGGTAG